The genomic region CGGCGGCAAAACCGTCCGCCACTGCATCACCCCCGATATGGCGGACAAAGAATCCTACCGCAGGCTGAAAGTCTGGGTGCTTTGGCGGCAACCGAAAAAAACCGCCGAAACCGATACATCAGACTGATTTCAGACGGCATTTGAAAACGAAACACTCATGAAAACACTACAAGACTGGCTCTCGCATTTGGAAACCGCCCACAGCGGCGGTTTGATCGACATGGGTTTGGAGCGCACGAGCGAAGTGAAAAAACGCATGAAGCTCGAGCCGCAATGCCCCGTCGTCGTTGTCGCGGGAACCAACGGCAAAGGTTCGGTCTGTGCCTACCTGACACAGATTTACAAACAGGCGGGCTACAAAACCGGTACGCTGACCAGCCCGCATTTATTGCGTTACAACGAACGCATCGCCGTCAACGCCGAACCCGTTTCGGACGATACAATCACCGCTTCCTTCGAACGCATTGAAACCGCGCGCGGTGAAATATCACTGACTTATTTTGAATTCAATGCCTTGGCGGCCGTCGACATCTTCATGCGCGAACAGGTTGACGTGATGATATTGGAAGTCGGCTTGGGCGGACGCTTGGACGCGGTCAACGCATTTGACGGCGATTGCGCAGTGGTTACCAGCGTGGATTTGGACCATCAGGCGTTTTTGGGCGATACGGTCGAACAGGTCGGCTTTGAAAAGGCAGGCGTGTTCCGCAGCGGCAAACCTGCCATCTGCGGTCAAAACCCCGCGCCCGCATCATTGGTCGCACACGCCGAAGCCATAGGTGCAAAACTGCTGATGGTGCAGCGCGATTTCGAGTTTCACGCGATGGAAAACATCCAATGGAACTACCGCTTCCGGCCGCAACATTCAGACAACCCCGCGCGCAACCGCAATGCCCTGCCCTTCCCCGCATTGCGCGGCACATACCAACTTTCCAACGCCGCCTGCACGTTGACCGTATTGGAATGCTTGAACGACAAATTGCCTGTGGACATCGGTGCAATCAAACGCGGATTGCTGCTGGTTGAAAATCCCGGACGCTTCCAAGTCCTGCCCGGCCGTCCGCTGACCGTTTTGGATGTCGGACACAATCCCCACGCTGCCCGCGCCCTGCGCCGCAGCCTGATTAATTTGGCGTTTGCGCAAAAACGCACCGCCGTATTCAGTATGCTGTCCGACAAAGACATAGACGGCGTGTTGGAAATCGTTAAAGACCAGTTTGACGAGTGGTATATCGCACCGTTGGACGTACCGCGCGGCATGACGCTCGAGAGCCTGCAAAACAAACTGCACGAACACAGCATCGAAAACATACAGACATTCGCCGCCGTCCGCGAAGCTTACCGGGCGGCAGCCTCAAAAGCGGGCGAGAACGACAGAATCGTCGTTTTCGGCTCATTTCATACCGTTGCCGATGTCATGTCGGTACTTTAAAAGGAAACTTCTATGTCCGAAAACAAACAAAACGAAGTCCTGAGCGGTTACGAACAACTCAAACGGCGCAACCGCCGCCGCCTCGTAACGGCAAGTTGCCTGGTTGCCGCCTCCTGCATCCTGCTGGCAGCCGCCCTCAGTTCCGGCCCTGCCGAACAGACTGCCGGCGAAACAAGCGGCGTAGAAAACAAAGCGGCAGGTGCGGCACAAACCCCTGCCTTGAAATCCGCCGCCGACAAACCGCAGGACTTGGCAGGCGAAGACAAGCCTTCTGCCGCCGACAGCGAAATCAGCGAGCCTGAAAACGTAGGCGCGCCGCTGGT from Neisseria meningitidis harbors:
- the folC gene encoding bifunctional tetrahydrofolate synthase/dihydrofolate synthase, translating into MKTLQDWLSHLETAHSGGLIDMGLERTSEVKKRMKLEPQCPVVVVAGTNGKGSVCAYLTQIYKQAGYKTGTLTSPHLLRYNERIAVNAEPVSDDTITASFERIETARGEISLTYFEFNALAAVDIFMREQVDVMILEVGLGGRLDAVNAFDGDCAVVTSVDLDHQAFLGDTVEQVGFEKAGVFRSGKPAICGQNPAPASLVAHAEAIGAKLLMVQRDFEFHAMENIQWNYRFRPQHSDNPARNRNALPFPALRGTYQLSNAACTLTVLECLNDKLPVDIGAIKRGLLLVENPGRFQVLPGRPLTVLDVGHNPHAARALRRSLINLAFAQKRTAVFSMLSDKDIDGVLEIVKDQFDEWYIAPLDVPRGMTLESLQNKLHEHSIENIQTFAAVREAYRAAASKAGENDRIVVFGSFHTVADVMSVL